A genome region from Brassica oleracea var. oleracea cultivar TO1000 chromosome C2, BOL, whole genome shotgun sequence includes the following:
- the LOC106327522 gene encoding transcriptional regulator ATRX homolog translates to MGKSSSSSKKLKRSSKEDPSKLRSVKKKKTKRSKSKKIRRIKDSSSDESESDSSFYSSSSEDDYRREKKRRSKLSKKKKRSRKRYSSSSESDDEDDDNIRLLKKKKRSKRKDQRVVTKKKKKKRSRRDSSSSSTSSDEGSESDGMRITREKGRVKDASEEPDECWQVEDDVMTEKKNSKRLKSIVVVTYNYDERKEGVVDDESDENLIVDDQRDGEATLSSPAHDNRRIEYDDFEEFTNSETSKASHPDNCLKGDDLEAILKKRALENLKRFRGESQRNGTVSKEVSSVSEGETLQTESEKFEESQERLLLEQKLCVSEGDKDLEASQVENVKESGTGLADLPSQQSGDTVKVKAGPGISSCTTTKRKLIRPVLGQESVNLASRKEAAACQDAEAESINGKSRPESSLALATKNVGESIEPTKDSSTSPPHADTEALDENKGESQSEQRTNDESQYEKKTMTVMRGGEMVQVSYKVYIPKKTSSLGRRQLRR, encoded by the exons ATGGGCAAATCTTCATCTTCCTCGAAGAAACTTAAACGCTCCTCTAAAGAAGATCCCTCTAAG TTGCGTTCGGTGAAGAAGAAGAAGACGAAGAGAAGCAAATCGAAGAAGATTCGTCGGATTAAAGACTCTTCTTCTGATGAGAGTGAATCAGATTCTTCTTTCTACTCTTCTAGCTCTGAAGATGATTACAGGAGAGAGAAGAAGCGTAGGTCTAAACTGAGCAAGAAGAAGAAGAGGTCACGTAAGAGGTATTCTAGTAGCAGTGAGAGTGATGATGAGGATGATGATAATATTCGTCTTTTAAAGAAAAAGAAAAGGTCTAAGAGGAAGGACCAACGTGTAGTGACCAAGAAGAAGAAGAAGAAGAGAAGTAGGAGAGATTCGAGTTCAAGCTCCACTAGTAGTGATGAAGGCAGTGAGAGTGATGGAATGAGAATCACTAGAGAGAAAGGAAGAGTTAAGGATGCTTCAGAGGAACCTGATGAATGCTGGCAAGTGGAGGATGATGTAATGACTGAGAAGAAGAACTCCAAAAGGCTTAAATCGATTGTTGTGGTGACGTATAATTACGATGAGAGAAAGGAGGGCGTGGTGGATGATGAATCTGATGAGAATTTGATTGTGGATGACCAGAGAGATGGTGAAGCTACTCTCTCTTCTCCTGCTCATGACAACAGACGTATTGAATATGATGATTTCGAGGAGTTTACTAATTCTGAAACTAGCAAAGCTTCTCATCCAGACAATTGCTTGAAAGGTGATGACTTGGAAGCCATTCTAAAGAAAAGAGCCTTAGAGAATTTGAAAAGGTTTCGTGGAGAGTCCCAGAGGAATGGAACAGTTAGTAAAGAGGTCTCTTCTGTTTCTGAAGGAGAGACTCTGCAAACCGAATCTGAAAAATTTGAAGAGTCACAAGAGCGCCTTCTCCTGGAGCAGAAGCTATGTGTTTCAGAGGGAGACAAAGATCTTGAGGCTTCACAAGTCGAAAATGTGAAGGAATCTGGAACAGGGTTGGCTGATCTTCCCTCTCAACAGTCTGGTGATACTGTCAAGGTTAAAGCTGGTCCTGGAATTAGCTCTTGTACAACAACCAAACGGAAGTTGATTAGACCGGTATTGGGGCAAGAAAGTGTAAACCTGGCTAGCAGGAAAGAAGCCGCTGCATGTCAAGATGCTGAAGCAGAGAGCATCAATGGCAAGAGTCGTCCAGAAAGTTCTTTAGCTCTGGCAACAAAGAATGTAGGGGAAAGCATAGAACCAACAAAAGATAGCTCTACGTCTCCTCCTCATGCTGATACTGAGGCATTAGATGAAAACAAAGGAGAGTCTCAGTCTGAACAGAGGACAAATGATGAGTCACAGTACGAAAAGAAAACAATGACTGTGATGAGGGGTGGAGAAATGGTTCAG GTGAGTTACAAGGTCTACATTCCTAAGAAGACTTCTTCTTTGGGAAGAAGACAACTGAGGAGGTGA